The Pseudomonas sp. R4-35-07 genome contains a region encoding:
- the flgG gene encoding flagellar basal-body rod protein FlgG, giving the protein MLPALWVAKTGLSAQDTNLTTISNNLANVSTTGFKRDRAEFQDLLYQIKRQPGAQSTQDSELPSGLQLGTGVQIVGTQKNFSAGNLQQTGQPLDMAINGRGFFQILQPDGTTSYTRDGTFHLDSNGQIVTANGFALEPAVVVPADAKTFTVGNDGTVSITVAGNPASQVIGNLQTADFINPAGLQAMGNNLFLETASSGAPQIGTPGLNGFGTTLQSTLETSNVSTVEEMVNMITTQRAYEMNSKVISTADQMLSFVTQNL; this is encoded by the coding sequence ATGCTTCCGGCTCTATGGGTTGCCAAGACAGGCCTGTCCGCCCAGGACACTAACCTGACCACCATTTCCAACAACCTGGCGAACGTGTCGACCACGGGTTTCAAACGTGATCGCGCCGAATTCCAGGACTTGCTCTATCAGATCAAGCGCCAGCCGGGCGCCCAGTCGACCCAGGACAGCGAACTGCCGTCGGGCCTGCAACTGGGTACCGGTGTGCAGATCGTCGGCACCCAGAAAAACTTCAGCGCCGGTAACCTGCAACAGACCGGCCAGCCGCTGGACATGGCGATCAATGGCCGTGGCTTCTTCCAGATCCTGCAACCGGATGGCACGACCTCCTACACCCGTGACGGTACCTTCCACCTGGACTCCAACGGCCAGATCGTGACCGCCAATGGTTTTGCCCTGGAGCCAGCCGTGGTGGTCCCGGCAGACGCCAAGACCTTCACCGTCGGCAACGACGGCACCGTGTCCATCACCGTGGCCGGCAACCCTGCGTCGCAAGTGATAGGCAACCTGCAAACCGCCGACTTCATCAACCCGGCCGGCCTGCAGGCCATGGGCAACAACCTGTTCCTGGAAACCGCTTCCAGCGGCGCGCCGCAAATCGGCACCCCTGGCCTGAACGGTTTCGGCACCACGCTGCAAAGCACCCTGGAAACCTCCAACGTCAGCACGGTTGAGGAGATGGTCAACATGATCACCACCCAGCGCGCCTACGAGATGAACTCCAAGGTGATTTCCACCGCCGACCAGATGCTTTCGTTCGTAACGCAGAATCTGTAA
- a CDS encoding flagellar basal body rod protein FlgF, whose product MDKYLYVAMTGASQNALAQKAHANNLANISTNGFQRDLEQARSMPVFGDSFPARAFALTERPATDFTPGAMIETGRDLDVAVSGDGWMAVQTPDGSEAYVRSASMNVDALGVLRAGNGMPIMGNGGPIAVPPQQKIEVGADGTISIRAMGEGPRVMAEVDRIKLVQPDLKNMNKGLDGTIHTKDGQPAQADANVKLTSGFLQASNVNAVEEMTAVLALSKQFELHIKMMNTAKEDDQAMTRVLQMS is encoded by the coding sequence GTGGACAAGTACCTTTACGTGGCAATGACCGGCGCCAGCCAGAATGCTCTGGCGCAGAAGGCCCATGCCAACAATCTGGCGAACATTTCCACCAACGGTTTCCAGCGCGACCTGGAGCAGGCGCGGTCGATGCCGGTGTTCGGTGACAGCTTTCCGGCGCGGGCTTTTGCCCTGACCGAACGGCCAGCCACCGACTTCACGCCCGGCGCGATGATCGAAACCGGGCGTGACCTGGACGTGGCCGTCAGCGGCGACGGCTGGATGGCCGTGCAAACCCCGGATGGCAGCGAAGCCTACGTGCGCAGCGCCAGCATGAACGTGGATGCGCTCGGTGTTCTGCGGGCCGGCAACGGTATGCCGATCATGGGCAACGGCGGCCCGATTGCCGTGCCGCCCCAGCAGAAAATCGAAGTGGGCGCCGACGGCACCATCAGCATCCGCGCCATGGGCGAAGGCCCGCGGGTGATGGCCGAAGTGGACCGTATCAAGCTGGTCCAGCCCGACCTCAAGAACATGAACAAAGGCTTGGACGGCACCATCCACACCAAGGATGGCCAGCCGGCCCAGGCCGACGCGAACGTCAAGCTGACCTCGGGCTTCCTGCAGGCGAGCAACGTCAATGCGGTTGAGGAAATGACCGCGGTACTGGCGCTCTCCAAGCAGTTCGAGCTGCACATCAAGATGATGAACACCGCCAAAGAAGATGACCAGGCCATGACCCGCGTCTTGCAGATGAGCTAA
- a CDS encoding sigma-54-dependent transcriptional regulator, giving the protein MRIKVHCQNRIGILRDILNLLVEYGVNVAKGEVGGEHGNAIYLFCPNLVNMQFQALRPQFEAIAGVFGVKRVGLMPSERRHMELNALLGALEFPVLSIDMGGSIVAANRAAAQLLGVRVDEVPGIPLSRYAEDFDLPELVRASKSRINGLRVKVKGDVFLADIAPLQSSEHDDSEAMAGAVLTLHRADRVGERIYNVRKQELRGFDSIFQSSKVMAAVVREARRMAPLDAPLLIEGETGTGKELLARACHLASPRGQSPLMALNCAGLPESMAETELFGYGPGAFEGARAEGKLGLLELTAGGTLFLDGVGEMSARLQVKLLRFLQDGCFRRVGSDEEVYLDVRVICATQVDLSELCARGEFRQDLYHRLNVLSLHIPPLRECLDGLGPLVEHFLDQASRQIGCPLPKLAPAAMDKLSHYHWPGNVRQLENVLFQAVSLCEGGTVKLEHIRLPDYGVRQPLGDFSLEGGLDAIVGRFEKAVLEALYAEHPSSRQLGKRLDVSHTTIANKLRDYEILKAGK; this is encoded by the coding sequence ATGCGTATCAAAGTGCATTGCCAGAACCGCATCGGCATCCTGCGGGACATCCTCAACCTGTTGGTGGAGTACGGCGTGAACGTCGCCAAGGGCGAGGTCGGCGGCGAGCATGGCAATGCCATCTACCTGTTCTGCCCAAACCTGGTGAACATGCAGTTCCAGGCGCTGCGCCCGCAGTTCGAGGCGATCGCCGGGGTATTCGGCGTGAAAAGGGTAGGGCTGATGCCCAGCGAGCGTCGGCACATGGAACTCAATGCGCTGCTGGGGGCCCTGGAGTTTCCGGTGCTGTCCATCGACATGGGCGGCTCCATCGTTGCGGCCAACCGTGCGGCGGCGCAGTTGCTCGGGGTGCGGGTGGACGAAGTGCCGGGCATTCCCCTGTCGCGCTACGCCGAAGACTTCGACTTGCCGGAACTGGTGCGCGCCAGCAAGTCGCGGATCAACGGGCTGCGGGTCAAGGTCAAGGGCGATGTGTTCCTGGCGGATATTGCGCCGCTGCAATCTTCCGAACACGATGACAGCGAAGCCATGGCCGGCGCGGTGTTGACCCTGCACCGCGCCGACCGGGTGGGCGAGCGTATCTACAACGTGCGCAAGCAGGAACTGCGCGGCTTCGACAGCATCTTCCAGAGTTCCAAGGTGATGGCCGCCGTGGTGCGCGAAGCCCGGCGCATGGCGCCGCTGGATGCACCGCTATTAATAGAAGGCGAAACCGGAACCGGCAAGGAACTGCTGGCCCGTGCCTGTCACCTCGCCAGCCCGCGCGGCCAGTCGCCATTGATGGCGCTCAACTGTGCGGGCTTGCCTGAGTCGATGGCCGAGACCGAGCTGTTTGGCTACGGCCCCGGCGCGTTCGAAGGCGCACGGGCCGAAGGCAAGCTCGGGCTGCTGGAACTGACCGCGGGCGGCACGTTGTTTCTCGATGGGGTGGGGGAAATGAGTGCACGCCTGCAGGTAAAACTGCTGCGCTTTCTGCAGGACGGGTGCTTTCGTCGCGTCGGCAGTGATGAAGAGGTGTACCTCGACGTGCGGGTGATCTGCGCGACCCAGGTCGACTTGTCCGAACTGTGCGCCCGTGGCGAATTTCGCCAGGACCTGTATCACCGCTTGAACGTACTGTCGCTGCATATCCCGCCCTTGCGCGAATGCCTGGACGGCCTCGGGCCATTGGTCGAGCACTTCCTCGATCAAGCCAGTCGGCAGATCGGTTGCCCACTGCCCAAATTGGCGCCGGCCGCGATGGACAAACTCAGCCACTATCACTGGCCGGGCAATGTGCGGCAGTTGGAAAACGTGCTGTTCCAGGCGGTTTCGCTGTGCGAGGGCGGGACGGTCAAGCTTGAGCATATTCGCTTGCCGGATTACGGCGTGCGCCAGCCGCTTGGTGATTTCTCGCTGGAAGGCGGGTTGGACGCCATCGTCGGGCGGTTTGAAAAGGCCGTGCTCGAAGCGCTGTATGCCGAGCATCCGAGCAGCCGGCAGCTGGGCAAGCGCCTGGACGTATCCCACACCACCATCGCCAACAAACTGCGCGATTACGAAATCCTCAAGGCTGGCAAATAA
- the phhA gene encoding phenylalanine 4-monooxygenase has translation MKQTHYVAREPDAQGFIHYPPEEHAVWNTLITRQLKVIEGRACQEYLDGIDKLGLPLDRIPQLGEINKVLADTTGWQVARVPALIPFQTFFELLASKQFPVATFIRTREELDYLQEPDIFHEIFGHCPLLTNPWFAEFTHTYGKLGLAATKEQRVYLARLYWMTIEFGLVDTPEGRRIYGGGILSSPKESVYCLSDEPEHQAFDPLEAMRTPYRIDILQPLYFVLPELKRLFDVAQEDIMGMVERGMQLGLHAPLFTPKAATQTQSRVNLVF, from the coding sequence ATGAAGCAGACGCACTACGTGGCCCGCGAGCCCGATGCGCAAGGTTTTATCCACTACCCGCCGGAAGAACACGCGGTGTGGAACACCCTTATCACACGCCAGTTGAAAGTGATCGAGGGCCGTGCCTGCCAGGAATACCTGGACGGCATCGACAAGCTTGGCCTGCCCCTGGATCGCATCCCACAGTTGGGCGAGATCAACAAAGTGCTGGCCGACACCACCGGCTGGCAAGTCGCCCGCGTGCCGGCGCTGATCCCCTTCCAGACCTTCTTCGAATTGCTTGCCAGCAAGCAGTTTCCGGTGGCGACCTTCATTCGTACCCGTGAGGAACTGGACTACCTGCAAGAGCCGGATATTTTCCACGAGATCTTTGGTCACTGCCCGCTGCTGACCAACCCCTGGTTCGCCGAATTCACCCACACCTACGGCAAGCTCGGCCTGGCGGCCACCAAGGAGCAGCGGGTGTACCTGGCGCGTCTGTATTGGATGACCATCGAGTTTGGCTTGGTGGATACCCCAGAAGGCCGGCGCATCTACGGTGGCGGTATTCTGTCATCGCCCAAGGAAAGCGTGTATTGCCTGTCGGACGAGCCTGAACACCAGGCCTTCGACCCGCTGGAGGCGATGCGCACGCCGTATCGCATCGACATCCTGCAGCCGCTGTACTTCGTGCTGCCCGAGCTCAAGCGCCTGTTCGACGTGGCGCAGGAAGACATCATGGGCATGGTCGAGCGCGGTATGCAGTTGGGCCTGCACGCCCCGCTCTTTACCCCAAAAGCAGCCACCCAAACCCAAAGCCGCGTGAACCTTGTGTTTTAA